The following proteins are co-located in the Prionailurus viverrinus isolate Anna chromosome A1, UM_Priviv_1.0, whole genome shotgun sequence genome:
- the CD74 gene encoding HLA class II histocompatibility antigen gamma chain, with protein sequence LVGGVASCGRIRFLLSPDFKRWATGSGSQTPRRQQQQQQQEVWWGRLEARTMEDQRDLISNHEQLPILGQRPAAPESKCSRGALYTGFSVLVALLLAGQATTAYFLYQQQGRLDKLTVTAQNLQLENLRMKLPKPAKPLNKLRVATPMLMQTMPMQGLLQAPVQNATKYGNMTQDHVMHMLLEGDPLKVYPQLKGNFPENLKHLKNTMGTLDWKVFENWMYQWLLFEMSKNSLEKHPADIPVKVLTKCQEEVSRIPAVHPGTFRPQCDEDGNYKPLQCYGSTGYCWCVFPNGTEVPHTRSHGHRNCSESVDIEDLSSGLGMTKPDLGQVVM encoded by the exons CTAGTGGGCGGAGTGGCCTCCTGTGGACGAATCAGATTCCTCCTCAGCCCCGACTTCAAGAGGTGGGCCACGGGTTCAGGGTCCCAGACACCcaggaggcagcagcagcagcagcagcaggaggtgTGGTGGGGAAGACTAGAGGCCAGAACCATGGAAGACCAGCGCGACCTTATCTCCAACCATGAGCAGCTGCCCATTCTGGGCCAGCGCCCTGCAGCCCCGGAGAG CAAGTGCAGCCGAGGAGCCCTGTACACAGGCTTTTCTGTCCTGGTGGCTCTGCTCCTGGCCGGCCAGGCCACCACTGCCTACTTCCTGTACCAGCAGCAGGGCCGGCTGGACAAGCTGACGGTCACCGCACAGAACCTGCAGCTGGAGAACCTGCGCATGAAGCTTCCCAAGC CTGCCAAGCCTTTGAACAAGTTGCGGGTAGCCACCCCCATGCTGATGCAGACGATGCCCATGCAAGGCCTGCTCCAGGCG cCCGTGCAGAACGCCACCAAGTACGGCAACATGACACAGGACCACGTGATGCACATGCTCCTG GAGGGTGACCCTCTGAAGGTGTACCCGCAGCTGAAGGGGAACTTCCCGGAGAACCTGAAACACCTTAAGAACACCATGGGGACCCTGGATTGGAAG GTCTTCGAGAACTGGATGTATCAGTGGCTTTTGTTTGAAATGAGCAAGAACTCCCTGGAGAAGCACCCCGCCGACATTCCAGTGAAAG TACTGACCAAGTGCCAGGAAGAGGTCAGCCGCATTCCCGCCGTCCACCCTGGCACGTTCAGGCCCCAGTGCGACGAGGACGGCAACTATAAGCCGCTCCAGTGCTATGGGAGCACCGGCTACTGCTGGTGCGTCTTCCCCAACGGCACCGAGGTCCCCCACACCAGGAGCCACGGGCACCGTAACTGCAGTG AGTCAGTGGACATTGAAGACCTGTCATCTGGGCTGGGCATGACCAAGCCGGACCTGGGCCAAG TGGTCATGTGA